The sequence below is a genomic window from Bos indicus isolate NIAB-ARS_2022 breed Sahiwal x Tharparkar chromosome 24, NIAB-ARS_B.indTharparkar_mat_pri_1.0, whole genome shotgun sequence.
TGTGGaacactgaaagaagaaaatcttgtgAGAAACTACTGTAATTTACACCCCTTCAAATAGCCAAGAATTATAGTATATAacttgtaattttattttgtcaCTATAGCACTTTACAGTTTACTTGGTATTTTCCTTATATTAGGTGATTTGATCTGGTTATCAGAAGCTTTAGTAATAAagacctaaattttttttttaattacattttgttttcagCTTTATGAGACTGGCAGATCACAACGTCAAGACTAAACAATCTTTAAACATCAAGGTTAAATAGTACCTCTATGTCACTTTCATAGAGGTATTACTTAATCTGAATGTGGGAGGCAAGGGAAATCAATATCTAAGTAATTAgacatagaaatggaaaaaaaaaattaacctagaGTTCACCTCAGAGTTCATTCTCTTATTGCttatcttttgccttttaaaaatgtagttggCTACAAATGAGTGTGGAGACTTAAAGAATGATAGGCATGCCTTCCTAGGGATGGTCTTTTCTGCTTTCCTCCTCCATTGGGATGGGATTCTTTTTGTGCAAAgcatgtaaaaaatttttttgccatgAATTTGGTCACCATAAAGTTACTTTTCATGTAATAGTTAATGACCAGatatttttaggaagaaaaattcTAAGATCTcttaagtgtttttgtttttttttttttttaatcaattgaaTGCTTGAAGccttttctttggggaaaaggaCTACTTTCTATCTCAGCCATAAGAAAATGTGGTAGAAATATGGTGAAAGGCTGGTGTCCTTGGTCCCCAGATGAGACCTCTGGGGTACCCTTCCTGGGAGTGCAGCACTGGGCATAGCAGGGGTCTAGTCCACAGCTGACCAGTGGGTTGCACAGCTGCTGGATGAGTTTTTAATTCTCTGAACTATATGTGTGTTGATGTTATAAttgagaaaacacatttttttattcctttccagCTCTCGTGCTCATGCTCCCATGATTGCTGTAGGAAGTGATGACAGTAGTCCAAATGCAATGGCCAAGGTTCAGATTTTCGAATATAATGAAAACACCAGGTCAGTACTACTTTGGTTTAGTTATTGTTATgaattgcatttaatttttaaaaatgttatttctttattcattaattcagttaTGCATTATTTGTCATATTTACTGATTTCCTATGATATACGAAGTTCTCTGTTCTGGTAATAACTAAATTGAGtgatgtagctgctgctgctgctgctaagtcacttcagtcgtgtccgaatctgtgcgaccccatagatggcagcccaccaggctcctctgtccctgggattctccaggcaaaaatactggagtgggttgccatttctttctccaaggcaggaaaatgaaaagtgaaagtgaagtcgctcaatcgtgtcctactcttagcgaccccatggaccgtagcctaccaggctcctccgcccatgggattttccaggccagagtactggagtggggtgccatttcccttttccagagtgATGTAGAGGAAAAGGTAAACTTGGTCTCCCAGTATGTACCATCATgcatggaaaacaaaaaaatgcaaaatggtgatGAATTTTATAAACTGGAAGATTGATTCAAGAAAGATGGTAGAATGAGTAGAAGTTGGCCAGACAGAGACAGTGCAACTTTCTAGGTGGAGAGAGTGAGCCAGTGTAATCTCACTGTGGTTGGAACATAATGGGTCAAAGGGAGACCATATGGTGGGAAACCCGCAGGGCTTATGTCTTCAAGACCTCCTGCTTAGTGTCCAGTCTTTATCTTAAGGGTATTCTGAAGCTGTTAAAAGACTTCCGAATTGAAGGGTAACAGGATCAGATGGTCGTTTAACTCTTCCTGAAATGTGGAAATAGACTTTGGTATAGCTTCCCttttttcagagatttttttttccttaattttatttatttatttattgcttttggttgtgctgggtctttgttgctgctcaagcttttctctagttgcaacaagtgGGGGGTactgtctagttgcagtgagtggacttctcattgcagtagcttttctctttttgcagagtcCCGAGCTGTAGGGTAagcaggcttctgtagttgcggctctcaggctctagagcacaggctcagtagttgtgatgcatgggcctCAGTTGTTCCGTGGCATGTGAGACTTTTCCTGGATCAGAGGTTCAAcccctgtatcctgcattggcatgcggaTTTTTTAAGACTTAGCCACCAGGGTAGCTCTGGTATAGTTTTCTTTatcatcacttaaaaaaattcagttcttccTGTTATTGGCTCAACTTTTTTCTTTACACTCAAATCTTAGGAAATTCAGGTATCCTTTATCTTAAAAAAGACATTAATAGCTAACAAAGCAAGATCTCATTCTAATTTTTCGTAAACTCTGTTTGAAGctaaacttaagaaaattgaagGAAGAAACCTGGGAGGTTATATTACTTTCCTAGGGCTCCCGaaacaaattactacaaattgGTGGCTTAAATCAGAAGTTTATTCTCAtacttctggaggctggaaatctgagATCAAGGTATTGTCAAGGCTTGCTGCCTTCATactctttccttgtctcttccagcttttGGAGGCTCCAGGAGTTCCTTGGCTGAGCAGCATAACTATAGTCTCTGCCTGGTCTTAACATGGCTTCTCCTCTAATGTCTGTTCTCTGTCACCCTGAGATccttaatcatatctgcaaacgCCCCTTTCCTTAGGTCACAGTCTCAGTTCCTGGAGGTTGGTGCTGTGACGTACTGCATACAGCAGAGGTGAATACTACTACATATGAGCAAGATGGAATAATGGAGATACCTAGAcatgtggcttttaaaaattttcatttatgatAATTTTAAGGTGAATTGTTTTTTCATTAGGAAatatgcaaaagctgaaactctcCTGACTGTCACAGACCCTGTCCATGATATCGCTTTTGCTCCAAACTTGGGACGATCTTTCCACATTCTTGCCATAGCAACCAAAGACGTGAGAATTTTTACATTAAAGCCTGTGAGGTGAGTTTTTGAAACAACTACTTTGAAAATTCTCTTACCTTTTGCTTATATGCATTTGTGGAGGAAAGTGTAGACGCAAGAATGATCTGAATAATAGATTAATGAACattttatctataaatatatgaCTTTAGGGAATGGGGAATTGAGTAAAGAGAGAGATATGTTTTCTTAGTTGTGTTTTATTTAGGCAGATACTAAAAATGAATTAGATCCTCTGAATATAATTGGACGCTATACATGTTTGAAGGAATGAGAGGTGGCAGTCTACTTAGGGAAAATTAGCGCTGAGACATTCTTGTGAATAACCTATTTAGCTTTAATTTTGGaattctgaacctcagttttttttctttttttcccttctttcttcccttttcttattcttcctactacttttctttttaaaaagtaatcattttCATCTCTCTTATTCTTCAGCATTTTGTGGGGAATAAAATCCTCTTTAGTCGCTGAGTATCTTTTATGCGGTAGGATCATGCCAGGTACTGGGGAGTCAAATGAAAGTGACTTGGCCCAGCTCTCAGTAAGCTGTTACAGAGGTCGGGGGTGGATATGGATATGACCTTCTGGTGGCATGTATGTGAGACCATTGTTATTATTTAGAACAATGAGAGtgtatgagtgtatgtgtgtgtccataCTCAGAATtccttaggaatttttttttttattaacaggAAAGAACTTACTTCCTCTGGTGGGCCAACAAAATTTGAAATCCATATCGTGGCTCAGTTTGATAATCATAATTCTCAGGTCTGGCGAGTGAGTTGGAATATAACAGGAACAGTGCTGGCATCTTCAGGAGACGATGGCTGTGTGAGGTTGTGGAAAGGTAATAGTTCAGTGGAAGAATTGTTGCTGTATGTTGATACTTTAGAATTTTCCCTTAGAAATGTAAactctgaaatattttgaaaaaaatgtctatggTTACTTTTAAATTAATGTCTCATATTGTTTTGAATCTCTATCATTTTACCTAGTTCATAGCAGTGATTGACTAATTAAATTACATTTCCATGTGGAATAAAGTAGAACTAATTGTGACAGAATATACATTACCTCCAAAGATACCATTTGCTATGGGCATAACTTGTATGAGTTCTCTACAGACTCAGGATACAGTCACCTCTTGATTGAACAACTGCTTTAGCCAATTAGCACTTCGAAGAAAATTTAGGGTCTTCCTCACTTCTCTACAGCTCCCAAAAGTTAGAGAATCTTGAGGCCACTGATTGTAAAAGTTTTACAAATGCCAAGCAGAGAGAAGGCGCTGTGGACATTTGACACTGTGGGTGTTGTGGTCTGCTCTTCTCCATGGATGTTTATCCACTGGGCAAGGGTGCCATAGTCTGTGCACCACTCTAGTTGGCAGCATCCCTTTCTGAGGATGTGATTACAGCCCAGTTCCCTTCCCCTGAGAAGTGGCCGTTCCCAAAATGCAGTTTGACTGAGTCTCCCGGGGTCAGCTTTTGGCTGTGGTAGAACCAGCCAGGCCTCAGGGTCTCTGTTGCCCTGTCTACCTCTGGACTTTAGTCAGGACAGCCCCACTCCACCCAGCAGGCTCCCTACTTGGATTTCCTGGGCTCGGTGTCTTTAGTGACCAGTTTTACATCCAAACCATTTGGCCAAGCTGGATAAGCCACTCAGACCCCAGAGGTTCTGTTACCTACATCCATGGGGACATTAGATACTCGCGTGACTTACACCTGCTTAACTGAGAATGTGACTTTGTTACCCACACATCATACCTGGAATTCATTGTAATgaagacagaatttattttggtgaTAATGTAGTAGCTTACATCTGTCAATATGTATCTTGTAAGGAAAGGAGTggtgaaagttttgttttttaaattagtaattctttaaaaaacttcaaaaaataattgttaaaattgagatattttattaaatatctaatatttaatgtttcattaaatatttaatgtttcatttaaaaaatgtctttgccATTAATCCTAAGAGATGCATAGCCCATAGGTCTCTCTTATTTCTTTAATTGTAGATTTGTGCACTGAAACATAGTTGTTAGTCATGTTGATGTGTTGACCACTTTCCTTCCAGCTAACTATATGGACAACTGGAAGTGTACTGGCATTCTGAAAGGTAATGGGAGCCCTGTCAATGGGAGTTCTCAGCAGGGAAACTCAAATCCGTCCGTAGGTTCAAATATCCCAAGTCTTCAGAATTCACTAAATGGATCTTCTGCTGGCAGGTAGGCTGTTTTGTGAGAAAACTAGcaattatcttctttttaaatcattcaGGTAGCTGTACTGAAGGTGTGTTATTTTGTGGGTTTTTAGATTGAATCAAGAAATTCGCACATAATTGTGACACTAGAAGAGAAAGCACTTTAGTATCTCTGTGTTTGGTTTATTACTTGGTCATAATATTTACAGGTAGGTTATGATATTGTGATCCTTAGTGGTCTACCAGGGACATCTGTAACTGGGAAGTAGCGAGATGAAGAGGAAGTGTGGGACAGCGCTGGGGCTTGTAATCCAGAGGAGTCAGTGTCATTAGTGCTGGGAGGGTAGCCTTTGAGTCAGGTTAAACtaaaattgtatataaaacaCATGAACTAAGGCTTTGTAGAAGAGTGAGTtaagtgtttttttgtgtgtgtgtttaaaacttTCATGTAGATTGTAAGAGGAAATGGTAAATTGAAttgatttttagaatttttagtaCATTTTAGCTTCGCAAAGCATGTTTGATGTCATTAGAGTCATCCTTTGTTTTCAtattcaaatttcaaatatgaatttgtaaggtaa
It includes:
- the LOC109577800 gene encoding nucleoporin SEH1 isoform X11 — translated: MFVARSIAADHKDLIHDVSFDFHGRRMATCSSDQSVKVWDKSESGEWHCTASWKTHSGSVWRVTWAHPEFGQVLASCSFDRTAAVWEEIVGESNDKLRGQSHWVKRTTLVDSRTSVTDVKFAPKHMGLMLATCSADGIVRIYEAPDVMNLSQWSLQHEISCKLSCSCISWNPSSSRAHAPMIAVGSDDSSPNAMAKVQIFEYNENTRKYAKAETLLTVTDPVHDIAFAPNLGRSFHILAIATKDVRIFTLKPVRKELTSSGGPTKFEIHIVAQFDNHNSQVWRVSWNITGTVLASSGDDGCVRLWKANYMDNWKCTGILKGNGSPVNGSSQQGNSNPSVGSNIPSLQNSLNGSSAGRKHS